The genomic interval CTCCAGTCCAGAGGATCTAGTTTAACTTTGAGATCATCTCGTGGAATATATCGCGGTGGATACCTTAGGCTGTGGTACTGGTCCCATAAAATCCGCTTGTTTCTTGGCGGTTTTGGAGTTACCTTTATTGTTAAAGGAAAGTCGACTTCTGTAACATAAGTTTCGTTGGTGGACTGTTTAAAGCTTTCCACAACTAAGGTGATACTTCCTTTACAAACACCTTCAAAGTTATCTCCTTCCTTTTTGAcagctaaaaaacaaaaaatgttcGGTATAGAATAGCTAAGCTAACTTAACCTTTGCGATTTTCATACTCACCAATATAAACTGACATCCATCCGGTCCACGGCCAAACGATAGGCGAAACTTGTGTGGATACTTGAAGAAACTGACCTTGGTTTTCAATATCGGGAATCCATTTAGGGATGCCAACTATCTGACTTGTGACAGAGATACCATTGAGTATGGTTACGTTTGCAATGGCCACGGAGCTTCCATAGTACAGCGGTTGGGAGCTATATGGCCACATATAGTTTTGGGTGAAGTCAAGGTATGCCGGAATAAGAGTTATCTTTGGTTTGTATGACAGCAATAGCTGCATACTCTTCAGCAAATTCAGTTTTCCAGCTCCCTGCTCAAACATGTTATAATGCGGCAGTTTCTCGGCACCTTCAATGAGAACCTGCTTAAGAGATGCTGGGTTTATGAAGTCGATTTTCTGAAATGCACCGCTTATAAGCAGTGCAGCAGCCCCTGCAACAACTGGAGAGGAAACGGATGTTCCAGAGAGTCGTCTGCAGCCCTTACGCACATCACTGCCTTCCACTTGACTTCCGTACGTGACAATATCGAGTCCCATGCGTCCGTAGCCCATGGGAAGTTCCCATGTGGTCATTCCTCTTGAACTAAACTTGGCGATTTTATCATCAAACTGAATACCACCGACGCCAACTACATCGCTCTGATCGCCAGGATTGTTTAGCGTGCCGTACAGAGGACCATCATTTCCCGCCGCCGATATCATTATGACATTATTAGCCGATAGTTCTAACACCTTTTCAACGAACGGCGAGTCCATAAAGTCGGGACCACCAATGCTAAGGTTGAGAATGTTTATCTTCCTATATATCGCGTAGTTGAATGCATCCAGGAACCAGGAAGTGTAAGATACCTATCGAGGGAGGGTTAATTAGATTGGCTTAGTTAATTTCAGTTCTACGTTAGCTTACTTGGGAGTTcgtaaaaactttaaatatgtAGAGATCGGCGTCGGGAGCAAAGCCGAGGCATTCCCTGGAGGAAGCGATTACCCCGGCGACGAAGGTGCCATGACTGACTCTGTCGTCAAGCGACTTTTCATTCGTCCAGTTCGTTCGTTCCTTTACATTTCGAAAGTGTGGATGGTTTTTAGTTAGGCCAGTGTCGAAAATGGCCACTTTGACTCCCTTGCCTGTGATTCCCAGCTTCCAAAGGATGTTGGCGTGGAGTACGGAGCACACTTGTCGGTGCCGATCGTTGTTTAAGTTTCTGTTCCTTAGCACTCCTTGGGGATGGCGGTGAACATACGTAAGGTTGCTATAGGAGTCATAGTTTAGGATCCGTCGCACGCTTCGCTGGGGAACTACTGCCTTTACTGAGGGGTGAGTTAGAAGCCTTTCTATTATAAACGCTGAAGATGATTCATTATCGTCGAAAACTCGCAAGACATCAAAATCACTTGGATATTGCCAAGCCACATTTAGACGAGGAACAATTTCCCAGTTTGTTACctaaaaatgaaaaaggaTATAAAAGTGCTTgtgaaaagtatttaaaacTCTCAAAAGGGACTTTTCTGACTGAAAAGATGCGTTTGAGTCTTTCAATAGAAGCAGTATTTTTGAAATTCATATTTGTCAGGCTTAATCCGTTTAAAGGTAAACAGAAGAATATACATTTAAGGAATAAATATAACCATTTAAATACAAACTTACGTTTGAACCAAGAAGTTTTGCTGCGATGTAGGATTCTCGTACCGGAGCAAGGTATTTGGAATGGAAGTGAACGATGAACTCATTTGGAACAACGGCTGTTTTAAAGGCGTCAAGGCTGCAAATTGCGCTTATTATAAATAAGAAAGTAAACACATTCATTTAACTTTGCGAAaggaataattttaataaaaagttCAACAGGCTTCGTCTttgaagaaaaataaataaacaaacgacAATCAGCTGTTAGCATGAACGAAAACGTTTATAAGAAAAATACCATGAAATTCGGAAATGGGAGATACTAACCAGTAAACGTGTAAAAAATAAGATTCatttcaaaaactactatttTTACCCCATAGAATAATAATGCAACAACATTCAGTTACTTTTAACACTGTTAATAACTGTTTATGTTAGTTTAGTTCAAACATGATTTGTACGTTTGGGGTATCAGTGATGTTTATTTCACATTCTTCCACATTGAAGTTCTGGTCACACTGCGTCTCGTCCGGCAAAGTTTTTAGCCAAGTTTAAGTAAGATAtgaaaaactaatttaaatagATCAGGAACTACGAGCCAGCGAGTTTCTGCATTTCAACAATCAGTGATTTCTAATTCCTTTGCGAAAGAAATGCGAATACGTAACTGGGGCGTAGTAGTAGGTTACACCTTAGAAAAAAGTACTGCAATTCGGTTATACAAAAAGCGGCATTTTCACAGGTACCGAAAACACAAAGAATAGGCGCCAAATTTGCcgaattttctattttttagGGCAGTTCAATTCAAGTTGTACAGTCAATTCACTTGCCATTTGTCTTCGGGAATTTTATTCAGGTGTCCAACACCATAAAACTACCCACCACTTcttattcaaatttttaattgcatttgaaaACTATATTCGCCTACGGATACCTGCTAACCAATATTCCAATACTACAAATAACTTGCATGAGAACCCCACATAAGAACTGATAACACCAGCGAAGCAATATAATCATCGGCTAGCTGCCAGCTCGATTTACCACATACTAACAAGTTAATCAAACAgaagcatttaattaaaagatcTAAATATGAAATTTCAAGAGTTATCAACAACGAGTTATATTAAGAAAACTTGTCGAAAGgtttcataaataaatttgcatattcCTCAATCGCAGATTAAGGCCCTAACATGGAGGAGCTGTGCAACAATTCCGGACACTCGGCTACTTCCAGCAGTGGGAGCAACTCGTCGATATCGGCCAAAACCGCACTGAGTGAATGCTCTGCCGCTTGGATAAATTACTTGAGCGCTTTGAACAACCTCTGTACTGCCGGCTCCAAATTGGCGCATTCTATTGCAGTTTTGGAACAGTGGTCGTTGAGCGAAAAGCCGTTGTTCAATAATTATACAACGACTTATTTAACCAATTCATGGAACGACTTGGCTAGGTAAGGCAATTGACCTATTTACACATAGTAATACTTAAAGATATTTGTCTACACTAGAGCAACAACAGTGGCCACAGGAACAGTCAAGACCCACATGCTGGCCTTACTGCAGGACTTCGTCACCATGTCATCCTTGGATCAGACCTCCAGTACCGACTTGGATCAAAAGCGGTTCAGGGAGCACAACGAACTGATTGTGTTAGAGAATGCACAGGCTGTAATCAACATTCAGCACCAGTTCTGTGCAGCCAGCTACGATGCCTTTTCGTCCCTGACTTGCTGCTTTGTTTGCCAATCGCCAGTTGGATTTCCACATGAACAGGACTGCAGTGTTATGAAGCAGCGGTACATCACGATTAACTATCCATTTTGaacttaaaaattaattttcatttttgaaagCACTCAATACGACCAACGATCTCAAACACCTTCGCCCAATTTATGTGGGCCGAGTACAAAGATGGATTCCTCCAGGGGAAACTCATTAACTGATCAACGCCCAATTGCCACTGGAATTTCAGAAACAGGTTGCTTTAGTTATTTGAACCTTCATATCCTTATATAAAAAGACATTTTGTTCCACTTAAGCCGACCAGCCCAGAGGTCCCTCGCCTCAACTGAACTTTTGCGATGCCAATCCTATGCAGGCCATTTTCGAGCACACACGCGGTCCCTTGCCAAACCCCGGCCAATTGCTGTCCATGAAGATTCCATTTCACCGGAACGTCAAGTCGTCCTTAAGTTTTCCATTATTTCCCCTGAACGGTCAGCGTCGATGGTCAGAAGCAGCTGCTGCCGAGGTGATCGATGGCATCTCCACGGATCCCGAAAGCCAGATGAGAAGGTGGTCAATGCCATGGGAAGCATCTAAGACTGATAGGAACACTGTCACATGGAACCAAACCAGGATAATGCCAATGAACACTTTGAAAACCTCTTGCTACAAGATGTCTAGCTCAGAACGATATACTTCCCACTCCGGTATTCCCTCGAATCAttctaattttattttacaattcTAAAATCTATTTTCTGCAGATGGAAACTGGCCCCTAGCTTCAACCAGTCAAGATGGGCTGTTAGAAGCTATTCAACTATTATCCATCAAACCCACCACCGTCCCACAAATGAGTCCTCAGCCCTCAATTCTGTCGACTTCTCCGGATGGTGCTCCACTTGACTAAATTTCATCTAAGCTGAAACGAACATAGAAATAATTATCAAGCATATTATACATTAAAATAATCTCAATCACACGAATACTTGCTTTATTTTCTGGTTGTTTATAGAGGTTACGTCACGACGTGGGATTTAAAACACACCACTTGGGGCCAAAGAACCAGTATCCACAAAAATACGTTATCTACTAGTAAAATGATTTATTCGTGCTTTTTAAGTTTGTTATTTATAATGCCATTCATTATTAGTAGGTAGATCTTACACGCTTAATTTAAAGTAAATCTTGTTTATCGAAATTATAACACTAATGAGATATTCTCTATTTCTTATGATTAAGAACACTTATAGTTAAAATAAAAGATACTTTATGTTTATCATTATGTCCATAATACGTTCCAAATTTTAGGGATATTGCGCACATACTTGTACCTATAAACttacaaaataattattaatattactACTTTCATTATATCCCGTTTTAAAAGATTAATTTTTGTATCATAcagttgttttattttttttttattaagtCTATTAATATGTTAATGTTTGATTATGTATCTAAGGATTTCTCTAATAATATGGAGTTTTAGTGTTCGTTTGAGATGTATTAGTGTAAAATAATAGAAGAAACGTGCTACATGTTCTATAGACTTAGAAATCATTTAACTAAACAGTTTAATTCAGAAAAAGTTAAACCCAATaccaaaacaaaattattGGTCGTATTAAACAGCAAtgatacattttaaaaatgaattaaaaacaacattttttgTTATACAATATTGCACGTGctttatacataaatatatttgctgtttgtaaattaaattataatcaaCATAAACAATCCCACTACACAGACTAATATAAGTAACTGAGGAAGTTTCTCTTCCAGACCGATGGTTCTTATTACTTAATTATTTAAAGttctatatttaatttttaagttCCTTTTATTCTACAATCGTTGAACGATATtgcaatatgtatttatgtattttatgATTACAGGAGGGTATATACTGTATTCTTTAAAGTTTCCATATGAAGTTGCTAAGCTTTTTCAGCTCTGAATTTTAATGGTGATCTATAATGTTGTGAATGTTCTTTTGGTTTTGCATATATCCACTACCCACAATGAGAGAAAAATAGCGGTTCCATTGAACTTAGGGGTTCcatttacaataaaataaatactttttccTTTCAGGTGAACTGGTTTTTGTGCCACGATGAAGGAATTGCCAAGTCGGAGGAGAATTATAAACGTTAGCCAGTAATCTAGCCAACTCAcaatttaaagtaaaatgAAAGTGTTACCAACATGGGGGATATCGGGATATGCATCGTATAAACGTGGTATATGTTTTAATCTGCTTTGAGATATTAAATCCGCCAATCAGAATATGTTTGAAACTACGAGTACTTGTgcttatgtacatatgtatatctttgtttttttggttttcgtATCTACTACTCGATTTAATTCGCCGATCGTATTTGGATAAGTGTATTCTAATCAATGACCTACTCTTGCATCTATTATTTCTTATCAATATCAGCTGCTCGTTCAGGCTGACTTATTATATCTTTTTGAGAGTAATTATGATATAATATGGTACTCAGTTCATGGATCGGGCAAACGGCTGAGATTAACAATTTTCCCAGATTCATTTCCTTCATTAAAACACTTCTAAGGCTAACGTTATTTGGATTTGGATGAGATTCCAAAATAATTGTAAATGGTAAAACACACTTGTTTCATAACTTCTAAAATATTCTTAAATGATTCTGGTACATAATGCAAACCGAATAAATTGAATGATGATTTGTTGTTTTGGTAAATATTCACTTGAACACTTTTGAAAACGCCTCTTTTGataatatttatgaaaaaaataataaaaagttaaGATACGTTTCTTATCTTAAACCATTGCGGAAGTACattcattaattttatattGAGAGAAGTATTCTATTGAgattttaatacatttaataCGATTTCttaatgtacatacatgtaaatttaattatttgctaAAGTTTTAGTAAGGCaccatttaaattatatttgcaAATAAACCCTACTTGTTGTTCCTTAAACACTAATGATGGGATAGAGTACTAACAAAAATGCAGACAAAATTATTCCGTAGACAGTTGGAGATATTCTAATATTGCTTGAAATGCCCATTTTGTATTCCATGTCGATATCGAGGAGTAGATCGTGATTTCGCGTGTAGAACTGGTGGATATCGCTTATCTAGAGAAAGTTTACAAGGATGTTTAAAGGACACACCTAAACCAAAGAACCAGTTACGCACCTCGTTCCATCCATATTTGTTTTTAGCCTGGACAATCGCTTCATAGACAGCGTTGTGTTCCAAGTTTTTGACGAGATACGACATTAGAAAGTGGGAGCCATCCGTTCTGATTGGCGTTGGCTTGATATGATACTCGTGCCATTTGCCAGGGTGCTGGTAGGTTTCATTCATCTAGAATGATAATAGAGTGATTCTTAACAGCTATAAGTATTATGTAATTACTTAACGTACCAACAAACGGCGATACAACAGCTTAATCTCATCAAGCGGCGGTATGGACTCAATTGTCCACGTCAAGTTGTAGTGATCGAGGAATCCACTCAACGCGGGCGATATGAAGTCGGCAGGACCAGGTCGTCCAGAAACTTCAATATACTTCTTTGTTCTCCCCAAAGCATTATCCGCCACACAGCTATAATTGCCGAAATCCGTTGGCTGAAAGTTCCGGATAATGAGGCTGTACCTATCATCTCGTGGATACATAGATCTTCGATCGGTAGCATCTAGTAGAAATGAGTTCTGGTACCACAGCATCTTagaagaaaacattttttaaattttacaattaataTAAGTCTAAACAGTATAATTGCATATTTGTACTTACTTCTGAGTTTACATCTCCATGAACTATGCAAACGAGCTCCACATCGTATCCCTCAGATGCGTGGACCCAAGATTTCTCTACCGTTATTTCGGGGGGAGCTATAGGAATTAtgttattattaaaaattaaaatcgtTTATGATTTAGCTGTAGAGTATGCTGCTTACAGAGTATTGTCAGCTGAATGTCCATGGATACACGATCTTTGACCCCATTGTCGGCTGAGCATTGATATGTGCCTGCGTGGTGCCTGTCCACGTTTTCCAATATGAGTGTAGAGCTATCCGACAGGTGTGTTGGCCCGGAAAACACATCCTTCTTGAACCAAAATATGGTGGGCACCGGGTTACCAGACGCCTTGCACTCCAGGGTGACGGTGCTTCCCTTCCGGGCAGTCACTTGGCCGTTATGAGGCAGAGCCCTCAGGGTAGGCGGAACTATGGGGGTACATCCAGCATGGGCAAACACTCTCAAGGTATAGAATGAAATATAACTTACCCAAGATTTCCACCGTGTGTACTTGGTCCCGGTTCTCCTGATCTCCCAACTGGCATATATAATCTCCAGCGTCTTGAGTCTTTACTCCATTGATCTGCAAGTTATAGTCGCCCACTATCTTAAAGCGCTGATCCCTTGTTATTTTCAAATGTCCGGCTGTGAGCACGGATGAGCCCTTCCGCCACAAGAGCACAAAGGAGCCGAGGTTCTGTACTTTGCAGGGCAACTCGATGGTCTCCCCCACGATGACCTTGTACAAGTGACCTCTGGACAAGAACTTTGGCGCCGTTGTGGGAGGGTCATTCTCTGGCAATATGAAGGAGCCGTCTGAAAAGAGGTTCGCATTGGTGTCATATTTGAAATTGTGTTCTTTAAAATTATCTTATCTGGGGAGCCTTGCATAAGagtgttttaaatatttatttcaccTTAACAATACTTACCGATCAAGGAAAGTGAGAAAGAAAATAGGTAGAGTACAAGTGTCCAGTATTTCCTTGTATAAGTAATCTGTAATGAATATACAAGCAAAATATATTAGGGCTGCCAATTTTATGAAAAACTTCTGGTAAGAACTACAAAAATGTACTCATATAAAATGTCATACCTTTTTATGTTACTATTCTCTTAGTAATTATGTTTTAATGtgaaattaaactaaaaaaaTGTTTAGCTTAGGAATctctatatataataataacaaaaataattccAATATATAAAGCTCATTTTAAAGTTGATTTGATCACGTTTTCTAACggtataataaaaattgttgcacGTTTCGATTTatagttatttatttaataaattataattataaattataaatttttataaattactaaattataaattataaataattataataaaattgttcAGAGATTTAAAAGCTCTCTTTTCAATTGAGATTGCACTACAAATGCTATCGATCCTTTTAATTCTAGTGGAGGCCGCTAATGTGTGATCGATATACACATGAGATAAAAAACAATGCCTGAACTGTGGTGGTAACACAGATGAGTTTTACAAATATATTGTAACCTAAagaacttttttttatataaatattatttcgtATTCTTTATGGCCTGAGTACTTTTGATCAAATCCAACAAATATACCCTACCCAcactttatatatattttttttatgttaatCTTAATCGTAATCGAATGCATTTTGGATCTAATTTTAATATAACCTTTGAAATCATAATAcgaacaaaataaatatgtatatattttaataaatcatTGAATCTGtatagtgggcgtggccatggCTTGTTCTTACAGCCCCCGAGATCTCGACCACAATACGGAAAGTTAGATGGCTATTTCGTTCCGGCTAGTGATTCCGTTCAATAATAAGCCTAATAAGCTAGTTTGGGTAAAAAGTCATATGAGAGAATGTTTCATATTGAATCAAATATCTAAGATTCAGTCCtctacatattttaaaataagtaaaattGATATTAGCCGAGAAAACCAAACAACGAAATCAGTTTTTGCCCCAAAAATTCCAAAATCCGGTTATTGGATTCTATAAGTACTTGGTATGCTGACTACTCGCTTTTAATCGTTTCACGtacttaaaaaaattaaaaatttaaattcaacaaCTTAATTGTTGAATTTTTGTTgaagcaaatttaaaattgattttttatgGAAGACAATAAAGCTTTTTAAGGTAATCTGGTTAACTCGCCCCAATTTTCGTTAATTGTGAATCTCAGGGAACTGCTTAAAACTCATCTCTGTGTACAATCTACActatatatttgaaataattcgtatctatgtacgtacatatgaTACAAGGTACATCTGTTATTATAGGCGCACATACACATAAACGAACTAAAGGAATTAGAaactaatatatataatatacttAGTATACTTTgtataatatatgtattagCTAGTCTGTATTctgcattattattttttcagaCTAGTCCCGAATACATAAGTGTGTCTATATAGATAGGCGGTATATATACACCCACATACATAATATATGTATCTTATTTCAAGCATTAAACAATCGTATCTTATAGATTGCAGCATTTCTAGTGGTTGATCAACcaatatattatacatatctaaatacttttcgatgcaagaaaaactttctttctttttattCCACACTTTTTATCATTTCTAATTTGCAGCACCCATTTTCATCCTTACCATtttaatatgtatttatggCTTGCACTTATTTCGCTTTTTCTCTGATAAATTAAGACGTTTTTGGCTTTGAGTTGCCCTTCGAAATACTGCCGATTCACTTGCACAGATCACTTAATTGTTTATCAGATTAATATCATTTTTTCAGGTTTCTTATAAAATAGTCTCGAATTTAAGACTGGCGAGTATAATTGTATTTATCCTTAAAAGTTCCATTAATTGAGCGCATGCTCAGTGCAACATTATTTTCTGTCAAAAGCTTTCCCGAGCTTTAAACGCAGAGCCGTGTCCACAAGGAAAACTCCGTCTGTGCGCATTTACTGATTCTAAAAGCCACCACTCCTAATTTGCTCTAAAAATTTAAAAGTTGCTTTAAAACTTAAAAGTATGAAAATGAGACTGACTCTAAAATTTACTAGCAGCTTTAGAAAATATGAAAGAAGtagaaataataatgaaaatgtttaattaaaatgatgCGAATTTTCGAATACTCGGATTTCGAAACAACTTCCTAGTTATTTTACACGAATTAAGTGCTTATTCGTTTAAGCTAGCCTGATTTGTAAAGTACCAATTCTCTTATTGTGTTACTAATAAATCATTGATAGTACTTACATTAAATTTTGTGTAtggtatatttatttttcaatattgTTTAAGTCAATAACATTATATCATGTACTGTAAAAcctaataaatttaaattcgatattcTTATCGATAAATATTACTTTTAAAATACTTTCCCAAATCGCAGATATCGGCTTTCATTGATACCGTGATACCGCACGGCCATCCCTAATTCGAGATAATGCAGTATTGTCAATTTACGTGTAATAATAATGCATCGTTGAAGAACAGCCGATaatgtttctgtttctgtaaGAATAGTAACCCTTTTCCCGCCAGATATACTGACTCATGTTATCCGCAGTCTCTGGTTGTTGATATCGATTGCGTTGGTGGCAGTACTCTCGTTCCTTTTCCTGAGACAATGGTTGCTTAGCCGTAAGAATAAATTGCACACATCGTCGGAAAATGGCATCAACGTGGGCATTTTCCACCCGTATTGCAACGCAGGTGGCGGCGGTGAACGTGTTTTGTGGTGCGCCGTGAGAGCACTACAGGTAATATTGGGAAAACAGCAAAACCTTCATGAATTCATACGTGTCTTGTTGTTGATCGATCACCAGCTGATATAATAGTTATCATTAGAATGAGTATAAGTACATACTGGCTAGAAGAATTAACATATAATGCATGGGAGTAGTTCCTCAGCAGGATGCTTTCTTTTCATTCTGTTCGACTTTGGATATCCTGTAAATTACATCTGAATACTATAGCTAGAGAGCTcattaatttgattaattcGTATTGTATTTTCTGATCACTATACTAATCGTTTAGATTTGATATTCTAATTAAAAGGAAAAGTACCAGAACGCCAAGGTGGTAATCTACACAGGCGACATAGACGCCTCTCCCAATTCCATACTGCAAAAGGCGAAGAATGTCTTCAACATTGCCGTCGATAGTGACAATGTGAAGTTCGTCTTCCTGAAGCAACGCCACTGGATCGAGGCCAAGAACTATCCGCATTTCACTCTGCTGGGCCAGAGCATTGGATCGATGGTCCTGGGTCTGGAGGCGCTTTGCAGGTTTCCGCCCGACATCTATATCGACACCATGGGTTACGCCTTTACGTATCCTCTGTTCCGCTACTTGGCCCAGTCCAAGGTGGGCTGCTATGCGCACTATCCGGTTATTAGCACCGATATGTTGAAGAGGGTTCAGCAGCGACAGTTGTCTCACAACAACAAGAAGTACGTGGCGAGGAACCCCTTTCTCACCTGGACTAAGCTTGCCTACTACCGTGTCTTCTCAAGAGTGAGTGTTAAAATTCAAATGAGTCAATGCACAGCTGTATACCAAGTTACCCCATTTCAGATGTACAAGTGGGTTGGCTGTTGTGCTGAGACTATTATGGTAAACTCTTCCTGGACCGAGAATCATATTCTGCAACTGTGGGATGTGCCCTTCAAAACCCACCGGGTTTACCCTCCGTGCGAGGTTAGCCACCTAAAGAGCCTTCAGCATACGGAAAAGGGCGACGAATTCATCATTCTGTCTGTCGGACAGTTCCGCCCAGAGAAAGA from Drosophila mauritiana strain mau12 chromosome 3L, ASM438214v1, whole genome shotgun sequence carries:
- the LOC117139705 gene encoding membrane-bound transcription factor site-1 protease, with the translated sequence MNVFTFLFIISAICSLDAFKTAVVPNEFIVHFHSKYLAPVRESYIAAKLLGSNVTNWEIVPRLNVAWQYPSDFDVLRVFDDNESSSAFIIERLLTHPSVKAVVPQRSVRRILNYDSYSNLTYVHRHPQGVLRNRNLNNDRHRQVCSVLHANILWKLGITGKGVKVAIFDTGLTKNHPHFRNVKERTNWTNEKSLDDRVSHGTFVAGVIASSRECLGFAPDADLYIFKVFTNSQVSYTSWFLDAFNYAIYRKINILNLSIGGPDFMDSPFVEKVLELSANNVIMISAAGNDGPLYGTLNNPGDQSDVVGVGGIQFDDKIAKFSSRGMTTWELPMGYGRMGLDIVTYGSQVEGSDVRKGCRRLSGTSVSSPVVAGAAALLISGAFQKIDFINPASLKQVLIEGAEKLPHYNMFEQGAGKLNLLKSMQLLLSYKPKITLIPAYLDFTQNYMWPYSSQPLYYGSSVAIANVTILNGISVTSQIVGIPKWIPDIENQGQFLQVSTQVSPIVWPWTGWMSVYIAVKKEGDNFEGVCKGSITLVVESFKQSTNETYVTEVDFPLTIKVTPKPPRNKRILWDQYHSLRYPPRYIPRDDLKVKLDPLDWRADHIHTNFKDMYTHLRNVGYYIDVLREPFTCFNASDYGALLIVDPERGFADEEINALQENVYKRGLNVVVFGDWYNTTVMKKIKFFDENTRQWWTPDTGGANIPALNDLLKPFGIAFGDFVGEGHFKLGDHSMYYASGATIIKFPMNPGDILVGTKLNDQGLSIINPKTPSKAAKVDVPIFGMFQTKAYSIQSNEEIIGNAESNLADAIPTDYSTFKNRVLLLRKKERSISFAKSNNHETKNEGRIAVYGDSNCLDSTHLEKACYWLLITFLDFAINSHKSSLLQNLNRISEFHKLERAPLPLRISRSILKSYSQDNNCEQFEWLAPTKRNNVEQRKSSILDVATLENEENEINVMKNLLDEEITKLLQNNDYLTGMQSADSLMTPIIFLIILSLIVIILFVLFLKRRFIL
- the LOC117140568 gene encoding uncharacterized protein LOC117140568; its protein translation is MEELCNNSGHSATSSSGSNSSISAKTALSECSAAWINYLSALNNLCTAGSKLAHSIAVLEQWSLSEKPLFNNYTTTYLTNSWNDLARATTVATGTVKTHMLALLQDFVTMSSLDQTSSTDLDQKRFREHNELIVLENAQAVINIQHQFCAASYDAFSSLTCCFVCQSPVGFPHEQDCSVMKQRTQYDQRSQTPSPNLCGPSTKMDSSRGNSLTDQRPIATGISETADQPRGPSPQLNFCDANPMQAIFEHTRGPLPNPGQLLSMKIPFHRNVKSSLSFPLFPLNGQRRWSEAAAAEVIDGISTDPESQMRRWSMPWEASKTDRNTVTWNQTRIMPMNTLKTSCYKMSSSERYTSHSDGNWPLASTSQDGLLEAIQLLSIKPTTVPQMSPQPSILSTSPDGAPLD
- the LOC117140567 gene encoding MAM domain-containing glycosylphosphatidylinositol anchor protein 2; this translates as MITYTRKYWTLVLYLFSFSLSLIDGSFILPENDPPTTAPKFLSRGHLYKVIVGETIELPCKVQNLGSFVLLWRKGSSVLTAGHLKITRDQRFKIVGDYNLQINGVKTQDAGDYICQLGDQENRDQVHTVEILVPPTLRALPHNGQVTARKGSTVTLECKASGNPVPTIFWFKKDVFSGPTHLSDSSTLILENVDRHHAGTYQCSADNGVKDRVSMDIQLTILSPPEITVEKSWVHASEGYDVELVCIVHGDVNSEMLWYQNSFLLDATDRRSMYPRDDRYSLIIRNFQPTDFGNYSCVADNALGRTKKYIEVSGRPGPADFISPALSGFLDHYNLTWTIESIPPLDEIKLLYRRLLMNETYQHPGKWHEYHIKPTPIRTDGSHFLMSYLVKNLEHNAVYEAIVQAKNKYGWNEISDIHQFYTRNHDLLLDIDMEYKMGISSNIRISPTVYGIILSAFLLVLYPIISV
- the LOC117139152 gene encoding GDP-Man:Man(3)GlcNAc(2)-PP-Dol alpha-1,2-mannosyltransferase gives rise to the protein MFLFLLWLLISIALVAVLSFLFLRQWLLSRKNKLHTSSENGINVGIFHPYCNAGGGGERVLWCAVRALQEKYQNAKVVIYTGDIDASPNSILQKAKNVFNIAVDSDNVKFVFLKQRHWIEAKNYPHFTLLGQSIGSMVLGLEALCRFPPDIYIDTMGYAFTYPLFRYLAQSKVGCYAHYPVISTDMLKRVQQRQLSHNNKKYVARNPFLTWTKLAYYRVFSRMYKWVGCCAETIMVNSSWTENHILQLWDVPFKTHRVYPPCEVSHLKSLQHTEKGDEFIILSVGQFRPEKDHPLQLQAIYELRTLLAQDEALWNQIKLVIVGSCRNEDDYERLKNMQDLTKHLSLENNVQFSVNVPYEDLLKLYQTAHIGIHTMWNEHFGIGIVESMAAGLIMVAHRSGGPLLDIVETSAGSQNGFLATDAVEYAENILNIIVNNSEMNGIRSAARASVERFSEQEFEKNFLRAVSTLFTNT